The Anopheles merus strain MAF chromosome 2L, AmerM5.1, whole genome shotgun sequence genome has a segment encoding these proteins:
- the LOC121593579 gene encoding zinc finger protein 567-like isoform X2 produces the protein MIANYQIKRENDPNESLPQTMANGTVSESYLLAASNAHSTDSAGESSFVSEIEIGATTIASQFEENVQIKREYSSTDEGSMEHQLMMDDHTTEHFTRTTNAENQSLPFGCEYCDASFVNLRQLNNHRRNHQLDMCPVCKKTIVARYLKEHVALNHPKSDALPQKRIYKCDQCEKLFYCKTLLIDHQRNHQTKECPYCKQMVKLRVLNMHIARKHSALVSQAEHCSFPCDQCDRAFGTKALLVEHQRDHLSKNCPECGVKVLARCLKKHMARKHPPGGLGVKASRSYQCEQCDTTYSNKRTLIVHQAKHQTADEGKVV, from the exons ATGATCGCCAACTATCAAATTAAAAGGGAAAATGATCCTAACGAATCGCTACCGCAAACGATGGCCAATGGAACAGTGAGCGAAAGTTACTTGCTGGCGGCAAGCAATGCACATTCAACGGACAGTGCCGGAGAATCCTCGTTTGTGAGTGAGATTGAAATTGGTGCCACAACGATTGCATCTCAGTTTGAGGAAAATGTACAAATCAAAAGGGAATACAGCTCCACCGACGAAGGTTCTATGGAACACCAGCTAATGATGGACG atcatACCACTGAACACTTTACAAGGACAACGAATGCAGAAAACCAATCGCTTCCATTTGGATGTGAATATTGTGACGCTTCTTTCGTGAACCTTCGCCAGCTGAACAACCACCGGCGTAACCACCAGCTGGACATGTGTCCCGTATGCAAGAAAACCATCGTTGCCCGGTACCTCAAGGAGCACGTCGCCCTAAACCATCCCAAATCCGACGCATTGCCCCAGAAGCGCATCTACAAGTGTGATCAGTGCGAGAAGCTGTTCTACTGCAAAACGCTGCTGATCGATCATCAGCGCAATCATCAAACGAAAGAGTGTCCTTACTGCAAGCAGATGGTAAAGCTGCGCGTACTGAACATGCACATCGCTCGGAAACATTCGGCGCTCGTGTCGCAGGCCGAACATTGTTCCTTTCCCTGTGATCAGTGTGATCGAGCGTTCGGCACGAAGGCGCTGCTCGTCGAACATCAGCGCGATCATCTGTCGAAGAACTGTCCGGAGTGTGGGGTGAAGGTGTTGGCGCGCTGTCTAAAGAAGCACATGGCCCGGAAGCATCCGCCCGGTGGGTTAGGTGTTAAGGCAAGCCGGAGCTACCAGTGTGAGCAGTGTGATACAACGTATTCCAACAAACGAACGCTCATCGTTCATCAGGCAAAGCATCAAACGGCGGATGAGGGAAAAGTTGTGTGA
- the LOC121593579 gene encoding zinc finger protein 567-like isoform X1: MQSELHPCSYSTTKTTNTTPVRHQDGYSLQLPGRIKIESIPHAEIHLSYAKMIANYQIKRENDPNESLPQTMANGTVSESYLLAASNAHSTDSAGESSFVSEIEIGATTIASQFEENVQIKREYSSTDEGSMEHQLMMDDHTTEHFTRTTNAENQSLPFGCEYCDASFVNLRQLNNHRRNHQLDMCPVCKKTIVARYLKEHVALNHPKSDALPQKRIYKCDQCEKLFYCKTLLIDHQRNHQTKECPYCKQMVKLRVLNMHIARKHSALVSQAEHCSFPCDQCDRAFGTKALLVEHQRDHLSKNCPECGVKVLARCLKKHMARKHPPGGLGVKASRSYQCEQCDTTYSNKRTLIVHQAKHQTADEGKVV, encoded by the exons ATGCAATCTGAACTACACCCGTGCAGTTATTCCACAACCAAAACGACAAATACAACACCGGTACGACACCAAGATGGATATTCGTTGCAGCTTCCAGGCCGAATCAAGATAGAAAGCATTCCGCACGCCGAAATCCATCTCAGCTATGCGAAAATGATCGCCAACTATCAAATTAAAAGGGAAAATGATCCTAACGAATCGCTACCGCAAACGATGGCCAATGGAACAGTGAGCGAAAGTTACTTGCTGGCGGCAAGCAATGCACATTCAACGGACAGTGCCGGAGAATCCTCGTTTGTGAGTGAGATTGAAATTGGTGCCACAACGATTGCATCTCAGTTTGAGGAAAATGTACAAATCAAAAGGGAATACAGCTCCACCGACGAAGGTTCTATGGAACACCAGCTAATGATGGACG atcatACCACTGAACACTTTACAAGGACAACGAATGCAGAAAACCAATCGCTTCCATTTGGATGTGAATATTGTGACGCTTCTTTCGTGAACCTTCGCCAGCTGAACAACCACCGGCGTAACCACCAGCTGGACATGTGTCCCGTATGCAAGAAAACCATCGTTGCCCGGTACCTCAAGGAGCACGTCGCCCTAAACCATCCCAAATCCGACGCATTGCCCCAGAAGCGCATCTACAAGTGTGATCAGTGCGAGAAGCTGTTCTACTGCAAAACGCTGCTGATCGATCATCAGCGCAATCATCAAACGAAAGAGTGTCCTTACTGCAAGCAGATGGTAAAGCTGCGCGTACTGAACATGCACATCGCTCGGAAACATTCGGCGCTCGTGTCGCAGGCCGAACATTGTTCCTTTCCCTGTGATCAGTGTGATCGAGCGTTCGGCACGAAGGCGCTGCTCGTCGAACATCAGCGCGATCATCTGTCGAAGAACTGTCCGGAGTGTGGGGTGAAGGTGTTGGCGCGCTGTCTAAAGAAGCACATGGCCCGGAAGCATCCGCCCGGTGGGTTAGGTGTTAAGGCAAGCCGGAGCTACCAGTGTGAGCAGTGTGATACAACGTATTCCAACAAACGAACGCTCATCGTTCATCAGGCAAAGCATCAAACGGCGGATGAGGGAAAAGTTGTGTGA
- the LOC121593578 gene encoding mitochondrial potassium channel ATP-binding subunit, whose amino-acid sequence MLKLLLSPHRQCCWQGLTRSSPYSTEGRNVLLRKTVQSFGLGRNGFLQPIRNTVQRSAVRPSHTVTKTGSQGSRLIRVLLGGTVVSITLGYQYRKSFVLCEASVNRLAGQRQLVDDGAVRFDWWKFWYYLRRHLGKLIGAVMAALAVAYFNIQIPNLLGVIVNKLARYAGSSLKDINTASFFRDMRGPALQLFGMYLAQSGFTFLYILLLSQIGEQMAASIRQDLFKQIIIQDLEFFDHNRTGELVNRLTADVQDFKSSFKQCISQGLRSFAQLVGGGISLFWISPQLASIALVSVPVAVAMFSLLGRSLRHLSKKAQAQSERATSVSEEALSNIRTVRASASEYSEIELFRVETDKSAVLSQQLGAGIAVFQALSNLCLNGMVLTTLLLGGHFMSANSISAGDLMAFLVAAQGVQRSLAQGSILLGSVIRGMTAGARVFEFLSLEPRVDLKHGLIIPDSNLRGEIRFEGVQFVYPTRPNQRVLKDFNLVLRPGQTVALVGASGSGKSTVAALLERFYEPTAGRITIDGYELGHLAPSWLRGELIGFIEQQPVLFGTTIYENIRYGRPNATREEVMEAAEMSQSHEFVSRLPDGYETMVGERGIQLSGGQRQRIAIARALLKQPTILILDEATSALDAASEAVVQRALDAAVLDRTTLVIAHRLSTIRNADVIVVLDQGQIVEVGTHDSLLKAQGYYYELVKQQERQQRQEHDARSYG is encoded by the exons ATGCTGAAGTTGCTACTCTCCCCGCACCGACAATGTTGCTGGCAGGGACTGACACG gTCTTCTCCGTACAGCACGGAAGGAAGGAATGTGCTGCTCCGCAAGACGGTCCAATCGTTCGGACTGGGGAGGAATGGATTCCTGCAACCGATCCGGAACACCGTTCAGCGATCGGCGGTCCGGCCCTCGCACACGGTCACGAAAACCGGTTCACAGGGATCGCGACTGATAAGGGTGCTGCTGGGTGGAACGGTCGTAAGCATCACGCTGGGCTATCAGTACCGGAAGTCGTTCGTGCTCTGTGAGGCGTCCGTAAACCGGCTGGCCGGTCAGCGGCAGCTAGTGGACGACGGGGCGGTGCGGTTCGATTGGTGGAAGTTTTGGTATTACCTGAGGCGGCATTTGGGCAAGCTGATTGGTGCCGTTATG GCTGCCCTTGCCGTGGCATATTTCAACATTCAAATACCGAATCTGCTCGGAGTGATCGTTAACAAGCTGGCCCGGTATGCAGGCAGCAGCCTTAAAGA CATCAATACGGCAAGCTTCTTCCGGGACATGCGGGGCCCTGCGCTGCAGCTGTTCGGCATGTATCTGGCCCAGTCCGGCTTTACCTTCCTGTACATTCTGCTGCTCAGCCAGATCGGCGAGCAGATGGCGGCCAGCATCAGGCAGGATCTGTTCAAGCAGATCATCATCCAAGACCTGGAGTTTTTCGACCACAACCGTACCGGCGAGCTGGTCAACCGGCTGACCGCGGACGTGCAAGATTTCAAGTCCAGCTTCAAGCAGTGCATCTCGCAGGGTTTGCGCAGCTTCGCCCAGCTCGTCGGCGGTGGCATTTCCCTGTTCTGGATCTCGCCCCAGCTGGCCAGCATTGCGCTCGTGTCGGTCCCGGTAGCGGTGGCCATGTTCTCCCTGCTCGGGCGCTCGCTGCGCCACCTAAGCAAAAAGGCACAGGCCCAATCGGAGCGAGCCACATCGGTGAGTGAGGAGGCACTGTCCAACATTCGCACCGTACGGGCCAGTGCCAGCGAGTACAGCGAGATCGAGCTGTTCCGGGTGGAGACGGACAAATCGGCCGTCCTGTCGCAGCAGCTCGGTGCCGGCATTGCCGTCTTTCAAGCGCTCAGCAATCTGTGCCTTAACGGGATGGTGCTGACGACGCTCCTGCTCGGCGGCCACTTCATGTCGGCGAACTCCATCAGCGCGGGCGATCTGATGGCATTCCTGGTGGCGGCCCAGGGCGTTCAGCGATCACTCGCACAGGGCTCCATCCTGCTCGGCTCGGTCATCCGCGGCATGACGGCGGGGGCGCGTGTGTTCGAGTTCCTGAGCCTGGAGCCGCGGGTCGACCTGAAGCATGGCCTTATCATCCCGGACAGCAATCTGCGGGGCGAGATACGCTTCGAGGGGGTTCAGTTTGTGTATCCGACACGGCCGAATCAGCGCGTGCTGAAGGATTTCAATCTCGTGCTTCGACCGGGCCAAACGGTGGCACTGGTGGGCGCGAGCGGGAGTGGCAAGTCGACCGTGGCGGCGCTGCTGGAACGATTCTACGAACCGACGGCCGGTCGCATCACGATCGATGGGTACGAGCTGGGTCATTTGGCGCCGAGCTGGCTGCGGGGGGAGCTGATCGGCTTCATCGAGCAGCAGCCGGTCCTGTTTGGGACCACCATCTACGAAAACATTCGCTACGGCCGGCCGAATGCGACGCGGGAGGAGGTGATGGAGGCGGCGGAAATGTCACAATCGCACGAGTTCGTCAGCCGGCTGCCCGATGGGTACGAGACGATGGTGGGCGAACGGGGCATACAGCTTAGCGGGGGCCAGCGGCAGCGGATCGCGATTGCCCGGGCACTGCTGAAGCAGCCGACGATACTCATCCTGGACGAAGCGACCAGTGCGCTCGATGCGGCCAGCGAAGCGGTGGTCCAGCGGGCGCTCGATGCGGCCGTACTCGACCGGACCACGCTCGTCATTGCGCACCGCCTGTCGACGATTCGGAATGCGGACGTGATAGTGGTGCTCGATCAGGGACAGATCGTGGAGGTGGGTACGCATGACAGCTTGCTGAAGGCGCAGGGATACTATTACGAGCTGGTGAAGCAGCAGGAGCGCCAACAGCGGCAGGAGCACGATGCACGATCGTACGGTTAG